In Rhododendron vialii isolate Sample 1 chromosome 9a, ASM3025357v1, the following are encoded in one genomic region:
- the LOC131301385 gene encoding cytochrome c biogenesis protein CCS1, chloroplastic-like isoform X2: MFSCPLFLSLLTLLAASLMACTYTTQIPLVKVARRWSFSHSAESISKQEFAETLPRASIQDLGVVLMGSGYEVFLKGPSLYAFKGLAGRFAPIGVHL, translated from the exons ATGTTCTCTTGTCCACTGTTTCTCTCACTGTTAACTCTCCTGGCAGCGTCTCTCATGGCCTGCACATATACAACGCAGATCCCCCTGGTTAAGGTAGCAAGAAG ATGGTCTTTCTCACACTCAGCAGAGTCCATCAGCAAGCAGGAGTTTGCGGAAACTCTACCCAGAGCATCAATTCAGGATTTAGGTGTCGTTTTGATGGGATCTGGATACGAG GTTTTTTTGAAAGGGCCATCTTTATACGCCTTCAAGGGGCTGGCTGGTCGGTTTGCTCCAATTGGCGTGCATTTATGA
- the LOC131301385 gene encoding cytochrome c biogenesis protein CCS1, chloroplastic-like isoform X1, with product MFSCPLFLSLLTLLAASLMACTYTTQIPLVKVARRWSFSHSAESISKQEFAETLPRASIQDLGVVLMGSGYEGVGLPVSKVMEFLLSHLWSNIASSSDEERLKY from the exons ATGTTCTCTTGTCCACTGTTTCTCTCACTGTTAACTCTCCTGGCAGCGTCTCTCATGGCCTGCACATATACAACGCAGATCCCCCTGGTTAAGGTAGCAAGAAG ATGGTCTTTCTCACACTCAGCAGAGTCCATCAGCAAGCAGGAGTTTGCGGAAACTCTACCCAGAGCATCAATTCAGGATTTAGGTGTCGTTTTGATGGGATCTGGATACGAG GGGGTGGGATTGCCCGTATCGAAAGTGATGGAATTTTTGTTATCCCATCTATGGAGCAACATTGCATCATCTTCTGATGAGGAACGTCTAAAGTACTAG
- the LOC131301380 gene encoding serine/threonine-protein phosphatase 7 long form homolog, with amino-acid sequence MAHFLNPSLSSNDNPLHTPSPLSLSSNTSETQTQENPLNVSFKGWRNPQKNWKNWVDHMCSLHKSVWEKAGIYYSIMGSVYSIKKDYELVIKFAERWCPETKSFAFDFGEATITLEDVMTLGGYSVLGDSVLTPLPIDRASEETREELLQARLELVRTRARKANQGAWMNKFMKSGSRIEQEAFLFLWLSKFVFSSAVGHDAVGNKVLPIAIHLAQGTKIALAPAVLASIYRDLSSLRERSKNDVFASTVGASFRLIQVWIWERFPVLGPNPNPLAYGEARFARWHMVKKPNNENVEFSLATSGKCFLWRPYVMAGTNQSIHSLYGETGRWLLASPRMAEALESFGRCVRVSELVGLDCIEEYFSHRVARQFGMDQDIPRKVVFCPKGNPEMAWQHYSRPISDAKLYIPPRCLNSHVTTQYLEWWKKPDGTKGVVKVENDYDSSFPPGFPPKRFGKMANIFLPFLPAFLLTGQSKRKTMFLLTFLPSLPAFLPD; translated from the exons ATGGCCCATTTCTTGAACCCTTCCCTCTCCTCCAATGACAACCCACTCCACACcccctctcctctttctctctcttctaatACTTCCGAAACCCAAACCCAGGAAAACCCACTAAATGTATCTTTCAAAGGCTGGCGAAACCCGCAAAAGAATTGGAAAAACTGGGTCGATCATATGTGTTCCCTGCACAAATCCGTGTGGGAAAAAGCTGGAATCTATTATTCGATAATGGGTTCGGTTTACTCAATTAAGAAAGATTATGAGTTGGTGATTAAATTCGCAGAGAGATGGTGTCCCGAGACCAAATCATTCGCCTTTGATTTTGGTGAAGCGACTATCACTCTCGAAGATGTGATGACATTGGGAGGTTACTCCGTTCTGGGTGACTCTGTTTTGACTCCTCTTCCAATTG ACAGAGCATCGGAAGAAACCAGAGAAGAATTGCTTCAAGCACGATTAGAGCTTGTAAGGACAAGAGCTCGAAAGGCTAATCAAGGTGCATGGATGAACAAATTCATGAAAAGTGGCAGTAGAATCGAGCAGGAGGCATTTCTCTTTCTCTGGTTGTCAAAGTTTGTCTTCTCTTCAGCTGTGGGACATGATGCCGTTGGAAATAAGGTACTTCCCATCGCTATACATCTAGCCCAAGGTACAAAAATCGCGCTTGCACCGGCTGTGCTTGCAAGCATTTATAGAGACTTGAGCTCTTTAAGGGAGAGAAGCAAAAACGATGTTTTTGCATCAACTGTTGGGGCATCTTTCCGATTAATtcaggtttggatttgggagaGATTCCCTGTGTTGGGACCGAATCCAAATCCCCTGGCATATGGTGAGGCGAGGTTTGCTCGTTGGCACATGGTGAAGAAACCGAACAATGAAAATGTAGAGTTTTCTCTGGCAACGAGTGGAAAATGTTTCCTGTGGCGCCCTTATGTCATGGCGGGGACTAATCAGTCGATTCATAGTTTGTATGGTGAAACGGGAAGATGGTTATTGGCTAGCCCCCGTATGGCTGAAGCGTTGGAATCCTTTGGCCGGTGCGTGAGGGTTTCTGAGCTGGTTGGATTGGATTGTATAGAGGAGTACTTCTCACATCGCGTGGCGAGGCAATTTGGTATGGACCAAGACATTCCAAGGAAAGTTGTTTTTTGTCCCAAGGGAAATCCTGAAATGGCATGGCAACACTACAGTAGGCCTATTTCAGATGCCAAATTGTATATTCCACCGCGATGCTTGAATTCACATGTCACCACTCAATACCTTGAGTGGTGGAAAAAACCAGATGGAACGAAGGGTGTTGTAAAAGTGGAAAATGATTATGATTCCAGTTTTCCTCCCGGATTTCCTCCCAAACGCTTTGGGAAGATGGCAAATATTTTCCTTCCGTTCCTCCCGGCTTTTCTCCTAACTGGACAATCAAAACGGAAGACGATGTTCCTGCTGACTTTCCTTCCATCCCTCCCAGCTTTCCTCCCAGACTAG
- the LOC131301381 gene encoding uncharacterized protein LOC131301381 isoform X1 has product MQNGMETNCDCRTATGDTIGYISKHLAPLSLDDQFVQKDDMKEDTMLTALDDPFKNITVYPPGVDVPPHVFDFVEEIRRPSPREMLFHHAFLQKMKKEREDRIMTTMGRGYRTCTDGRPLGFSQPCMVLMNVLPVNPMPPRLAPETE; this is encoded by the exons ATGCAGAACGGAATGGAGACTAATTGCGATTGCCGCACCGCCACTGGAGATACCATCGGGTACATATCCAAACACctggcccctctctctctggatGATCAGTTTGTACAGAAGGATGACATGAAAGAAGATACCATGTTGACGGCTCTTGAT GATCCTTTCAAGAACATAACTGTTTATCCTCCCGGTGTCGACGTACCACCACATGTCTTTGACTTTGTGGAGGAAATCCGTCGACCATCGCCCAGAGAAATG TTGTTCCACCACGCCTTTTTGCAGAAGAT GAAGAAAGAACGCGAAGACCGTATTATGACCACCATGGGACGAGGATATAGGACGTGCACCGATGGCAGACCTTTGGGATTCTCACAACCATGTATGGTGCTTATGAATGTCTTGCCTGTCAACCCGATGCCCCCTCGCCTCGCACCTGAAACAGAGTAG
- the LOC131301381 gene encoding uncharacterized protein LOC131301381 isoform X2, giving the protein METNCDCRTATGDTIGYISKHLAPLSLDDQFVQKDDMKEDTMLTALDDPFKNITVYPPGVDVPPHVFDFVEEIRRPSPREMLFHHAFLQKMKKEREDRIMTTMGRGYRTCTDGRPLGFSQPCMVLMNVLPVNPMPPRLAPETE; this is encoded by the exons ATGGAGACTAATTGCGATTGCCGCACCGCCACTGGAGATACCATCGGGTACATATCCAAACACctggcccctctctctctggatGATCAGTTTGTACAGAAGGATGACATGAAAGAAGATACCATGTTGACGGCTCTTGAT GATCCTTTCAAGAACATAACTGTTTATCCTCCCGGTGTCGACGTACCACCACATGTCTTTGACTTTGTGGAGGAAATCCGTCGACCATCGCCCAGAGAAATG TTGTTCCACCACGCCTTTTTGCAGAAGAT GAAGAAAGAACGCGAAGACCGTATTATGACCACCATGGGACGAGGATATAGGACGTGCACCGATGGCAGACCTTTGGGATTCTCACAACCATGTATGGTGCTTATGAATGTCTTGCCTGTCAACCCGATGCCCCCTCGCCTCGCACCTGAAACAGAGTAG